A section of the Frankiales bacterium genome encodes:
- the pgeF gene encoding peptidoglycan editing factor PgeF: MTTRTGTLGARARWAFADRRGGASRPPYDDGNLADHVGDDPGAVAANRRALAAHAGVDGSRLVAMAPVHGNAVAVVTGPTPGPVPDVDALVTTVPGLALLVLAADCVPVLLADSGSGVVAVVHAGWRGVRSDVVGETLRVMHDLGATPAGLHALVGPAICGRCYGVHEERYRDVVEVAPAAAATSAAGGRGLDLRAAVDERLARAGVAAERHLGCTAETPALYSHYRDGVTGRHGGVVVLEPGSGGSQ, translated from the coding sequence GTGACGACGCGGACGGGCACGCTCGGTGCGCGCGCCCGCTGGGCCTTCGCCGACCGCCGCGGGGGCGCGAGCCGGCCCCCGTACGACGACGGCAACCTCGCCGACCACGTCGGCGACGACCCCGGCGCCGTGGCCGCCAACCGGCGCGCCCTGGCCGCCCACGCCGGCGTCGACGGGTCCCGCCTGGTGGCGATGGCGCCGGTGCACGGCAACGCGGTCGCGGTCGTCACCGGCCCCACCCCTGGTCCCGTGCCCGACGTCGACGCCCTGGTCACCACGGTGCCGGGACTGGCCCTGCTGGTGCTCGCCGCGGACTGCGTCCCCGTGCTCCTCGCCGACTCCGGGAGCGGCGTCGTGGCGGTGGTGCACGCGGGCTGGCGCGGGGTGCGCTCCGACGTCGTCGGCGAGACGCTGCGCGTCATGCACGACCTGGGCGCGACCCCCGCGGGGCTGCACGCGCTCGTGGGCCCGGCGATCTGCGGCCGCTGCTACGGGGTGCACGAGGAGCGCTACCGCGACGTCGTCGAGGTCGCCCCCGCCGCCGCCGCCACGTCGGCCGCCGGCGGGCGGGGGCTCGACCTGCGCGCTGCGGTCGACGAGCGCCTCGCACGGGCGGGTGTCGCGGCCGAGCGCCACCTCGGCTGCACCGCGGAGACTCCCGCGCTGTACTCCCACTACCGTGACGGCGTCACGGGACGGCACGGCGGCGTCGTCGTCCTCGAGCCGGGGAGCGGTGGGTCGCAGTGA
- a CDS encoding DUF552 domain-containing protein encodes MGAMRKMAVYLGLVEDEGLEYAEHEDDYVDTRVRHDETRYSSVREVRPEPVRAGGSAPAHRASASVSAGVPASRSSLATDTALHARLEPEPEPIGVSDFYRITTLHPRTYNDARRIGEEFREGVPVIMNLTDMDDIDAKRLVDFAAGLVFGCRGSIERVTNKVFLLSPVNVDVAAEARRLAQDGFFNQS; translated from the coding sequence ATGGGCGCGATGCGCAAGATGGCCGTCTACCTCGGCCTGGTCGAGGACGAGGGCCTCGAGTACGCCGAGCACGAGGACGACTACGTCGACACCCGGGTGCGCCACGACGAGACCCGCTACTCCTCCGTGCGCGAGGTGCGCCCGGAGCCGGTCCGCGCCGGCGGCTCCGCCCCCGCGCACCGCGCCTCCGCGAGCGTGTCCGCGGGCGTGCCCGCCTCGCGGTCGAGCCTCGCGACCGACACCGCGCTGCACGCGCGGCTGGAGCCCGAGCCCGAGCCGATCGGCGTCAGCGACTTCTACCGCATCACCACCCTGCACCCGCGCACCTACAACGACGCCCGCCGCATCGGCGAGGAGTTCCGCGAGGGCGTTCCGGTGATCATGAACCTCACCGACATGGACGACATCGACGCCAAGCGCCTCGTGGACTTCGCCGCCGGACTGGTGTTCGGCTGCCGCGGCTCGATCGAGCGCGTCACGAACAAGGTGTTCCTGCTCTCGCCCGTGAACGTCGACGTCGCCGCCGAGGCGCGCCGGCTGGCGCAGGACGGGTTCTTCAACCAGAGCTGA
- a CDS encoding YggT family protein encodes MTVGRVLAGFLQIYIIVLIARIVLEYVFFFARDWRPTGFVLLLVEGVYTVTDPPLKLLRRFIPPLRIGGVALDLAFVVLFILVQVLIALLVRYF; translated from the coding sequence GTGACCGTGGGGCGGGTCCTCGCCGGCTTCCTGCAGATCTACATCATCGTGCTCATCGCGCGGATCGTGCTGGAGTACGTGTTCTTCTTCGCGCGCGACTGGCGGCCGACCGGGTTCGTGCTGCTGCTCGTCGAGGGCGTCTACACCGTCACCGACCCGCCCCTGAAGCTTCTCCGCCGGTTCATCCCGCCGTTGCGCATCGGCGGTGTGGCGTTGGACCTCGCGTTCGTCGTGCTCTTCATCCTCGTCCAGGTGCTCATCGCGCTGCTCGTCCGCTACTTCTAG
- a CDS encoding YggS family pyridoxal phosphate-dependent enzyme: MTRRDELAANLARVHARIEGAERRAGREPGSVTLVVVTKTWPAEDVALLAGLGVREVAENRDQEARPKHDACAGLGLRWHFVGQLQRNKARSVAGYADVVESVDRPELVEALARAAEHADRTLDVLLQVDLAQPPQPGRGGADPADLARLADDVAARDRLRLRGLMAVAPLGEDPAAAFARLAEAAASLRRDHPGADVLSAGMSGDLEEAVAAGATHVRVGTAVLGGRPGLG, from the coding sequence GTGACACGGCGGGACGAGCTGGCGGCCAACCTCGCGCGGGTGCACGCGCGCATCGAGGGCGCCGAGCGGAGGGCCGGCCGCGAGCCGGGCTCGGTGACGCTCGTGGTGGTGACCAAGACCTGGCCCGCGGAGGACGTCGCCCTGCTCGCCGGCCTCGGCGTGCGCGAGGTGGCCGAGAACCGCGACCAGGAGGCGCGGCCCAAGCACGACGCGTGCGCGGGCCTCGGGCTGCGCTGGCACTTCGTGGGCCAGCTCCAGCGCAACAAGGCCCGCTCGGTGGCCGGCTACGCCGACGTCGTCGAGTCGGTCGACCGGCCGGAGCTGGTCGAGGCGCTCGCCCGCGCGGCGGAGCACGCCGACCGCACGCTCGACGTGCTGCTCCAGGTCGACCTCGCCCAGCCGCCCCAGCCGGGCCGCGGCGGCGCCGACCCCGCCGACCTCGCGCGCCTGGCCGACGACGTGGCCGCCCGCGACCGTCTGCGGCTGCGCGGGCTCATGGCGGTGGCCCCCCTGGGGGAGGACCCGGCCGCCGCCTTCGCCCGCCTCGCGGAGGCCGCCGCGTCGCTGCGCCGGGACCACCCCGGGGCGGACGTGCTCTCCGCCGGGATGAGCGGCGACCTCGAGGAGGCGGTCGCCGCGGGTGCGACACACGTGCGGGTCGGGACGGCGGTGCTCGGCGGTCGTCCCGGCCTCGGGTAG
- a CDS encoding DivIVA domain-containing protein, with protein sequence MALTPEDVRNKQFSTAKRKGYEMDEVDSFLDQVELELGSLARENAELRGRLAAAEQTAASAQQAAAAAVHQAPAPAPAVASSAPEPTEQAVAMLALAQKTAEEHKAKAKAEADALVAGARAKVAELERAGQAERASLERRVEGLRAFEREYRTRLRQHHESALKELEHRGSDETPGQPAAPASAPAGAPAPAAAAPAAPPAAAPAPASPASAPTPTLAPPSAPAPAAPPPSTPPVVSHPAPSGPPAAPPSAPSPFAVPNDDAPPAQA encoded by the coding sequence ATGGCCTTGACCCCCGAGGACGTTCGCAACAAGCAGTTCTCGACCGCGAAGCGCAAGGGCTACGAGATGGACGAGGTCGACTCGTTCCTCGACCAGGTCGAGCTCGAGCTCGGCAGCCTCGCGCGCGAGAACGCCGAGCTGCGCGGACGGCTCGCCGCCGCCGAGCAGACGGCCGCGAGCGCCCAGCAGGCCGCCGCGGCGGCCGTGCACCAGGCGCCGGCGCCGGCTCCCGCCGTGGCCTCGAGCGCGCCCGAGCCGACCGAGCAGGCGGTCGCGATGCTCGCGCTGGCGCAGAAGACGGCCGAGGAGCACAAGGCCAAGGCGAAGGCCGAGGCCGACGCGCTCGTCGCGGGCGCCCGGGCCAAGGTCGCCGAGCTCGAGCGGGCCGGGCAGGCCGAGCGCGCGAGCCTCGAGCGCCGCGTGGAGGGCCTGCGCGCCTTCGAGCGCGAGTACCGCACCCGGCTGCGCCAGCACCACGAGTCGGCGCTCAAGGAGCTCGAGCACCGGGGCTCGGACGAGACGCCGGGCCAGCCCGCGGCACCCGCCTCCGCCCCGGCGGGCGCCCCCGCGCCGGCCGCGGCCGCTCCTGCCGCACCCCCGGCGGCCGCCCCGGCACCGGCCTCCCCGGCCTCGGCCCCCACCCCCACGCTGGCGCCGCCGTCCGCCCCGGCCCCCGCGGCGCCCCCGCCGTCGACGCCGCCCGTGGTGAGCCACCCCGCGCCGTCGGGGCCGCCCGCCGCCCCGCCGTCGGCGCCCTCGCCGTTCGCCGTCCCGAACGACGACGCGCCGCCCGCGCAGGCCTGA